A genome region from Tolypothrix sp. PCC 7712 includes the following:
- a CDS encoding pentapeptide repeat-containing protein, with product MISRETHKTPQEVLAVLKAGVALIQKDLYQFNLSGLELQRANLHQATLIRGNLSKADLSAADLSGADLRAADLCQAILKDANLEGACLYRADLSGADLRGANLTTTKLLGARYDSQTLFPEGFNYKSSGAIGPNAYLNGAQLNTANLRHADLQGASMLGAYLGGADLTRANLQGARLTQADLRKAWLPGVSLRNARLNGANLAGADLRAADLTGVEFEQMESIAGADFTHVQGLTDEMRSRLLSQPAQELDTPHALTRRTTRASLESISV from the coding sequence ATGATCAGCAGGGAGACTCATAAGACACCCCAAGAGGTTTTGGCTGTCCTCAAGGCAGGGGTTGCTCTCATCCAGAAAGATTTATATCAATTCAACCTTAGTGGTTTAGAACTACAAAGAGCCAATTTGCATCAAGCTACTTTGATTCGGGGGAATCTCAGTAAAGCAGATTTGAGTGCAGCAGATCTCAGTGGTGCTGATTTACGAGCAGCGGATTTGTGCCAAGCAATTTTAAAGGATGCCAATTTAGAGGGAGCTTGTCTGTACCGAGCCGATTTGAGTGGTGCAGACTTACGCGGAGCTAATTTGACCACCACTAAGCTACTAGGTGCAAGATATGATAGCCAAACTTTGTTTCCTGAAGGCTTTAATTACAAATCCTCTGGAGCGATTGGGCCAAATGCCTATTTGAATGGTGCCCAGCTGAATACAGCTAACTTACGTCATGCTGATTTGCAGGGTGCAAGTATGTTGGGAGCATATTTAGGTGGGGCCGATCTAACTCGGGCTAATCTTCAGGGCGCACGGCTAACTCAGGCTGACTTACGCAAAGCCTGGCTACCTGGAGTATCTTTACGCAATGCGCGGTTAAATGGAGCCAACTTAGCAGGAGCAGATTTAAGAGCAGCAGACTTGACTGGCGTTGAGTTCGAGCAGATGGAAAGCATTGCAGGCGCAGACTTTACCCATGTTCAGGGGCTAACTGATGAGATGCGATCGCGCCTCCTTAGTCAACCTGCACAAGAGCTAGATACACCTCATGCTTTAACCCGTCGTACCACACGCGCCAGTCTGGAAAGTATATCTGTATGA